The Deinobacterium chartae DNA window TGGTGTCCAATGGTGTTCTGGACGGCTGCGCGCACCGGTGCCCGACTTCAGGCCGCGTCAAAGGCCGGCACCCCGATGCAGGGCACCGGCCTGCCCGAGCGATACTCAGCCTCGAGGAGCGACCAGTTCTACCAGCGTCATCACACCAAAACCGGTGCCGCCCGCCGGACCCAGGTCATGTTCCTGGTCGCTCAGGGCGTTCCCGGCGATGTCCAGGTGCGCCCACGCTCCGCTGACAAACTCCTGCAGGAACAGGGCTGCCTTGATGCTGCCGCCCGCAGGAGAGAGGTCGCTGTTCTTGAGGTCCGCTACGCCCTTCTGGTAGCCCTTGAGATAGCGCTTCTCGAGGGGCAGCGGCCACACCCGTTCACCGGCGCGCGCGGCGGCCGAGCGAATCTCGGTCTCGAGGGCCGAATCGTTGCAGAACAGCGCGGCGATGTCGTCGCCCAGCGCGGTGATCTTGGCTCCGGTTAAGGTGGCGAGGTCGACGATCAGGTCCGGGTTCTCGGCGCTCGCGACCGCCAGGGCGTCGCCGAGGGTCAATCGGCCCTCGGCGTCGGTATTGGTGATCTCAACGGTCTTGCCGTTGACGGCGGTATAAATGTCGCCGGGGCGCATGGCCGTGCCCGAAACCGCGTTGTCGGTGGCGGCCACGTAAGCGCGCACCTCCACATCCGGAGCGAGCAGTGCGAGGGCCTTGACCGCTCCCAGCACGGCCGCCGCGCCGCCCATGTCGCACTTCATGGTGACCATCCCGGCGCTCGTCTTCAGGCTGTAACCGCCGGTATCAAACATCACGCCTTTACCCACCAGGGCCACGGTGCGCTTCGGCTGTGCCGGGCGGTAGCGCAGCTGAATGAACTGCGGCTCGACCGGGCTGCCCTGGGCCACGGCCAGGAACAGGCCCAGGCCGCGGCGCTCGCACTCGGCACGGTCCCAC harbors:
- a CDS encoding leucyl aminopeptidase family protein, which produces MRLHNDARSSADLHLLLAQAGQLLHTPDLGPEFAALAARLSQGLEGERTATLRWTDGDYLLAAAPENAEAARALGVRLTRAAQGLEARSAQVSGLTGELAAELALGAKLAAYRFTRFKDDGKPTLEALSVTGLDEALLKRVEAIAEGVALARDLVNLPFNALNALDLTAVAQDLAQQHGLELTVWDRAECERRGLGLFLAVAQGSPVEPQFIQLRYRPAQPKRTVALVGKGVMFDTGGYSLKTSAGMVTMKCDMGGAAAVLGAVKALALLAPDVEVRAYVAATDNAVSGTAMRPGDIYTAVNGKTVEITNTDAEGRLTLGDALAVASAENPDLIVDLATLTGAKITALGDDIAALFCNDSALETEIRSAAARAGERVWPLPLEKRYLKGYQKGVADLKNSDLSPAGGSIKAALFLQEFVSGAWAHLDIAGNALSDQEHDLGPAGGTGFGVMTLVELVAPRG